Proteins from a genomic interval of Tiliqua scincoides isolate rTilSci1 chromosome 11, rTilSci1.hap2, whole genome shotgun sequence:
- the LOC136662479 gene encoding transmembrane protein 45B-like: protein MPSFAEITLQGNFFLLFGLWWSIKYPLKYVLQRRNAESQPSHWIPCIDIIEGTAKAFFALGGILVEQFLPDGPRMTLYDDKTQHWVQLINWQHMTMYLFYGFSGVVDVLAHSQLKLPVGLDRLLLAMALFTEGFLFHFHDYQGAPLTEHLYSLLLIAIFGAAFCSLLEVFLRDHILLELLRASLFILQGSWFWQIGFVLYPTWGGPAWNQEDQGNKSFLTMCFFWHYAVGLLVMCINGSFSRCCPNGCSISLEDVDVELDLPSCLRRKKQEVDPVLLPETGAE from the exons ATGCCAAGTTTTGCTGAGATCACCCTACAGGGAAACTTCTTTCTGCTGTTTGGTCTGTGGTGGTCCATCAAATACCCGCTGAAGTATGTCCTTCAAAGGCGGAATGCAGAGAGCCAGCCCAGCCATTGGATTCCATGTATAGACATCATTGAAGGGACAGCCAAGGCATTCTTTGCTCTAGGAG GGATCCTGGTTGAGCAGTTTCTCCCCGATGGACCCCGCATGACCCTGTATGATGACAAGACCCAGCACTGGGTACAGTTAATCAACTGGCAGCACATGACCATGTACCTCTTCTATGGCTTCTCTGGCGTGGTCGATGTCCTGGCCCATTCCCAGCTCAAGTTGCCTGTGGGACTGGATCGCCTCCTCCTAGCCATGGCATTGTTTACAGAAG GCTTCCTGTTCCATTTCCATGACTACCAGGGCGCTCCATTGACAGAACACCTCTACTCCCTCCTGCTCATTGCTATATTTGGAGCGGCTTTCTGCAGCCTGCTGGAGGTGTTTCTGCGAGATCAcatcctcctggagctcctccGAGCCAGCCTTTTCATCCTCCAAGGATCTTGGTTCTGGCAA ATTGGGTTTGTCCTTTACCCAACATGGGGAGGTCCAGCCTGGAATCAAGAAGACCAGGGAAACAAGAGCTTCCTAACCATGTGCTTCTTCTGGCACtatgcagtgggtctccttgtgATGTGCATCAACGGGTCTTTCAGTCGCTG CTGCCCTAATGGATGTTCAATAAGCCTGGAGGATGTTGATGTTGAACTCGACTTGCCGTCTTGCCTTCGAAGGAAGAAGCAAGAAGTGGATCCCGTCCTCCTGCCAGAGACTGGTGCAGAGTAG
- the LOC136662480 gene encoding transmembrane protein 45B-like, giving the protein MTSLHPKKVIYMLDFVECVEEHKWNYLHIWQHSTMYLFFGMAAVVGLLTVSQFRIPLGLDRLMLSLALFNEGIILYFHIAQRPPLDYHIHFMMNFAIFSTAFCSLFEVFFRDHPILELFRASMFLTQGSWKWQIAFVLFPRWGAPSWDQNDHANIKFITMCFSWHYAAAVLLMSIIYSIIYW; this is encoded by the exons ATGACTTCTCTGCATCCTAAAAAGGTCATCTACATGTTGGACTTTGTTGAGTG CGTGGAAGAGCATAAATGGAATTATCTTCACATCTGGCAACATTCAACGATGTACCTCTTCTTTGGCATGGCTGCGGTGGTGGGCTTGCTCACTGTTTCCCAGTTCCGGATCCCTTTGGGGCTGGACCGCCTCATGTTGTCCCTGGCGCTGTTCAATGAAG GGATAATCCTCTATTTCCATATAGCCCAGCGCCCACCTTTGGATTACCACATCCACTTCATGATGAACTTCGCTATAtttagcactgctttctgcagtttGTTTGAAGTGTTTTTCAGAGACCATCCCATCCTGGAACtgttcagagcctccatgttcctTACCCAGGGTTCTTGGAAGTGGCAG ATTGCATTTGTGCTATTTCCAAGATGGGGAGCACCCAGTTGGGACCAGAATGACCATGCAAACATCAAGTTTATCACCATGTGCTTCTCCTGGCACTATGCAGCAGCCGTTCTCCTCATGTCTATCATCTACAGCATCATTTACTGGTAA